The following are from one region of the Lepeophtheirus salmonis chromosome 8, UVic_Lsal_1.4, whole genome shotgun sequence genome:
- the egl gene encoding egalitarian protein homolog: MDSVDYEYYRNLTLMFFLEKLFEKKPRSLHDLSCQFGTKGFSKEMRQIAGGSQSGLRKFLSQYPSLFSLEGDSVTITQATVSDKHSEPSRDYAQEAINYFKHKLRQYGVGTEVPIKSLLGHRSQAPPEVRHISGQHVKEFKDFLSKYPEEFVVKDEVIYLKEYEGNITSRYSEESEVKIDQCATNQFIHFLKEKVEENSPIPIEDLFSLFRDHFPKEKWSTLFRTEQDFITFLKIYPHNFHVSPHAVHSVSPKPSPISIMKTPIPESSSLSTPPPSNNSVNYHNNLNNNQTLKQRINKVVMKMIAENTEKDKGYSHSVSNGLNDYDGRESLKYESIQKCKVVVSVRESAQLVDNFISLGKPVGFDGEGVNLGPKGQLTMVQLSNYNGEVFILDLQTCPNIMFDGKLKYLLEHESIVKVVHDCRNDSAVLLFQHGVHLKNVFDTQAAYAVLQFQETGKPVYKVKNVSLNNLCEMYGCRINSLKDQIKNVYRRDQKYWARRPLSKDMIAYAAADVLSLVPKIYDEMNGAIRSEYRQLFSELCEEQVMLYINTDDVKIRKKQRKIENEVSDLKLKFATSDNKNIVLSNREIRLLRYLDLTKEDKEKLKGSLKVAKKLEKIEQRESRSPYDDDEENFMSLDSVESNNAESPESSLSPRDCKSPTVELKSITEAMDMVEDILADDSMDRVERIDKLERILSRAMLFSQSGGGGGDPSSSLHSNRDHYHYFPNGISSSRSPSPPPLREITLKKDVETQTLSTGDIVMTKVFTPES, translated from the exons ATGGACTCCGTCGACTATGAATACTACCGCAACCTAACCCTCATGTTCTTCCTCGAAAAGCTCTTTGAGAAAAAACCAAGGAGTCTCCATGATCTGAGCTGTCAATTTGGCACAAAGGGATTCAGTAAAGAAATGCGCCAAATTGCCGGTGGGTCCCAATCCGGCCTTAGAAAATTCCTATCGCAGTATCCATCGCTTTTCTCTCTAGAAGGAGACTCAGTGACAATAACTCAAGCTACTGTTTCGGATAAGCATAGTGAGCCTTCCAGGGACTACGCCCAAGAAgcaattaattactttaaacatAAACTCAGGCAGTACGGTGTAGGAACGGAAGTTCCTATTAAAAGTCTGCTAGGACATCGCTCTCAGGCGCCACCCGAAGTGAGGCATATCTCGGGTCAGCATGTTAAGGAATTTAAAGACTTTCTCTCTAAATATCCAGAGGAGTTTGTTGTCAAAGATGAGGTCATTTATCTCAAGGAGTATGAAGGAAACATCACGTCTCGATATTCGGAAGAGTCGGAAGTTAAAATTGATCAGTGTGCTACAAATCAGTTTATTCATTTCCTCAAGGAAAAAGTGGAGGAAAACTCACCCATTCCCATAGAAGACCTCTTTTCCCTCTTTAGGGACCATTTCCCAAAAGAGAAATGGTCCACACTCTTCCGAACTGAACAAGACTTTATCACCTTTCTCAAAATCTATCCCCACAATTTCCATGTGAGTCCTCATGCCGTCCATAGTGTCTCTCCCAAGCCTTCTCCCATTTCCATTATGAAAACACCTATACCAGAGTCCTCTTCCTTATCCACTCCGCCACCAAGTAACAACTCTGTCAATTATCATAACAACCTTAATAACAACCAAACCCTTAAGCAACGGATTAATAAGGTTGTCATGAAAATGATTGCGGAAAATACTGAGAAGGACAAGGGCTATAGCCATAGTGTCTCCAATGGCCTCAACGATTATGACGGAAGAGAGAGTTTAAAATATGAATCCATTCAAAAGTGTAAAGTGGTTGTGTCTGTTCGAGAATCTGCTCAACTCGTCGACAATTTCATTTCCTTGGGTAAACCCGTGGGATTCGATGGAGAGGGAGTCAATTTAGGTCCTAAGGGGCAATTAACTATGGTGCAATTAAGTAACTACAATGGAGAAGTGTTTATTCTAGATCTGCAAACATGTCCTAATATCATGTTTGATGGGAAGCTCAAATACCTGCTTGAGCATGAGTCCATAGTCAAG GTTGTCCATGATTGTCGGAACGACTCAGCTGTTTTGTTATTTCAACACGGAGTGCACTTGAAAAATGTGTTTGATACTCAG GCCGCGTATGCCGTTCTCCAATTTCAAGAAACGGGGAAACCCGTTTATAAAGtgaaaaatgtatcattaaatAATCTATGTGAAATGTACGGGTGTAGAATTAATTCTCTCAAAGAtcagataaaaaatgtatatcgaAGGGATCAGAAATATTGGGCGCGTCGACCTCTTTCAAAAGATATGATTGCCTATGCTGCAGCGGATGTTCTCTCCTTGGTTCCTAAAATCTACGATGAAATGAACGG agcaATTCGATCTGAATATCGACAATTATTTTCGGAATTATGTGAAGAGCAAGTCATGCTGTATATCAATACCGACGATGTCAAAATTCGAAAGAAACAACGGAAAATTGAGAATGAAGTCTCGGATCTCAAACTTAAATTTGCTACATccgacaataaaaatattgttctatcAAATAGAGAAATCCGATTACTCAG GTACTTGGATCTAACAAAGGAGGATAAAGAGAAACTAAAAGGCTCTCTCAAAGTGGCtaagaaattggaaaaaattgaacaaag agAATCTCGATCACCCTACGATGACGATGAAGAAAATTTCATGAGCCTTGACTCTGTAGAGTCAAACAATGCAGAGTCTCCCGAATCCTCCCTCTCTCCTCGAGACTGCAAGTCCCCTACCGTCGAATTAAAATCCATCACAGAGGCAATGGATATGGTCGAAGACATCCTAGCTGACGATTCTATGGATCGAGTTGAACGCATTGATAAACTCGAAAGAATTCTATCCCGCGCCATGCTTTTTAGTCAGAGTGGAGGAGGAGGGGGTGACCCCTCCTCTTCTCTACATTCTAACAGAGATCACTATCATTATTTCCCCAATGGCATTTCTTCCTCACGTTCACCATCCCCGCCGCCCCTAAGAgaaatcacattaaaaaaagacgTTGAGACTCAAACTCTTTCTACGGGGGATATTGTTATGACTAAAGTCTTCACACCTGAgagttga